The Comamonas testosteroni genome contains the following window.
GTCTGGACTTCGCGCGATCTTTGATGTTCCTGTTGCCGATCCCATCCGCGGGGAGTGCAGTACTGACTACAGCGCACAACGACCTTTTGTATCCCGCTATCGCCCGCGGTGCCCTGTGTTTACCCAGCCGTGCTGCTGCAAGAACAAGGTGCTGGCTCGATCACTTGGCACCCGCCGCATTGCTGCGATGGATGTAATGCAGCGTTGCTAAATCAATTGCGCAATAGCTGTGCTAAATATTTTTTGTAGCGTTGCTGTGTCTTGATCGTGCGCAGTGGTTCAAAGACGAAAAAAAGCCCGCACAAGGCGAGCTGTCTCAGGTTGCGTGCTGTCTATTGAAGGAGGAGCATTTAGGTATCACGCACTTCAAGGAGAGCGGCGATGTCTACCCTCATGACACAAATGGTTGGCCTGTGGATCCTGGCCGTGTTGGTGGCCTGGGTGATCAACGAGATCAGGGACGATTGGCGGGCATAAAGAAGCCCGCACATGACGGGCTTTAGAGTGGCTAACACCACCGATCCACGAAGCGCACACAGATGATCGCTGCTGTCGGTTTCAGCAGCGCTTCGTGGATATCTAACCGTCTTTCAAAGCGGATTCGCAGCTTGCCCAAGCCTGCAAACCATCCATGCGTCCGCTCCACCACCCAGCGATGCTTGCCCAGTCGCTCGCTACTCTCAACGCCTCGCCTGGCAATGTGGCTGGCGATGCCCCGTTGCCTCAGGTACGCACGGCAACGCTTGTAGTGATAGCCCTTGTCGGCGTGCAGCTTCGATGGCCTTTTGCGAGGGCGCCTTCCCAAGCCTGCAATCGCAGGAATCGCGTCCACGCACCTCTCGAACATCTTGGAGTCGTGCCGGTTTGCGCCGCTGACCAAGATCACTATGGGAATGCCTCTGGCATCTACAACGATATGTCGCTTGGAACCGAGCTTGCCTCTGTCCGTGGGGTTGGGGCCCGTTTCCTGGCCTCCCGGGGGGCTTGGCACCGAGGAGCCATCAATGCTGGCCCGGCTCCTGTCGATCTAATATTCGAAAAAGCCCCATTGGTGTGTTTCCTCCTATGTGAAGGAATGTCGCAGAGGAGCGGCGGCTGCCGGCCAGCCCGTCAGTAGCCTTCAACCAAATGCATTTCCGTCCCATCGATCGCAATCATCACGCCCGTGGTGTTGGGGTCGATTTCTATTGGGACGCCCCACAGCTCATTGGGCTTGCCGAAGGAATTGACGATGTTGAACTGGCGCAGCTCTTCAGGCGTCATCTTGATCAGCTTGGGGTAGGCGTTGTTGTGGGCCTTCCAGTGCCGCAGGAACGTGTGGCACACGCGCTTGTGGACTGTGTGGATAGGGGATTCATCGGTCATGCTGCGATTGTCTCAGAGCCGGGTGATGCACTGAAACCTATGACTGGGAATGGCCAGAAGCAGCCATTTGACCTGCATCCGTTAAGCGGTCATCCCGTGTCCCGACAGCAATCCTGATCCAGCATCTCAATCACACAATAATTCAATATTTATTGTATTATTGATAAATGCAAGAAGCCCAAGTTATCCGTTCCCTCTCAGCTTTGGCCCATGAAGCACGCCTGCGCGTTTTTCGTGCGTTGGTGGTTGCAGGACCTGAAGGCCTGACTCCCAGTGCATTGGCGCAGCAGCTGGGTATTGCCCCCAATGCACTGTCGTTTCACCTAAAGGAACTGTTCCATGCCGAACTCGTGAGTCAAGAGCGGCAGGGCCGAAATGTGCTATATCGTGCTGCATTTCCCGTCATGAATGGTCTGCTCGCATATCTCACCGAGAACTGCTGCCAGGGAGCTGCCTGCACTCCAGACGCCGTGGCTTTGTGCCAGTGCTGAAGCGCTCGTTGCTAGGAACAGTTCACCATGTTGACGGCCATTCTGATTTTCATCTTCACACTGACGCTGGTCATCTGGCAACCGCGCGGCCTTGGCATTGGCTGGAGTGCCTCTATCGGGGCCGGTATCGCGCTGCTGCTGGGGGTCGTGCACTTCGCTGATATTCCGGTGGTCTGGCATATTGTCTGGAATGCCACGGCGACCTTTGTCGCCATCATCATCACCAGCCTTTTGCTGGATGAGGCCGGTTTCTTCGAGTGGGCCGCATTGCACTTTGCCCGCTGGGGTGGTGGCAGCGGCGTCAAGCTGTTTGCGTTCATTGTGCTGCTGGGTGCCGCCGTATCAGCCCTCTTTGCCAATGACGGAGCGGCCCTGATTCTCACGCCAATCGTGATGGCCATGCTGGTAGCGCTGGGCTTTTCTCCGGCGGCAACACTGGCGTTTGTCATGGCCGCCGGGTTTATTGCCGACACTGCGAGCTTGCCGCTGATCGTCTCCAACCTGGTGAATATCGTGTCCGCCGACTTTTTCAAGATTGGCTTCAACGACTATGCGTCCGTGATGGTGCCGGTCAACTTTGCCTCCGTTCTGGCCAGCCTCGGGGTTCTGCTGCTGCTTTTCCGGCGCGATATTCCTGCTTCCTACGACGTGGCCCAGCTGAAGCAGCCATCGGCTGCAATCAAAGACCTGGCCACGTTCCGGGCTGGCTGGGTCGTGTTGGTCTTGCTTCTGATTGGCTTTTTTGTTCTGGAGCCCCTGGGCGTGCCCGTCAGTGCCGTGGCGACCATGGGGGCAGCGATCTTGCTGGCTGTGGCCGCGCGTGGTCATGTCATCAGCATCAGGAAGGTGCTCCATGGCGCTCCTTGGCAGATCGTGGTGTTCTCGCTGGGTATGTATCTGGTGGTCTATGGGTTGCGCAACGCGGGCCTCACGGATTACATCGCTGTGTTGCTGAATCAGTTTGCAGCCGGTGGCGTGTGGACCGCATCGCTGGGCACCGGCGTGTTGTCTGCGGTGCTGTCCTCGATCATGAACAACATGCCCACGGTCTTGATCGGGGCCCTGTCCATCGATGCGTCCACAGCCAGCGACGCTGTCAAGGAGGCCATGGTGTACGCCAATGTGATCGGCTGCGATCTGGGTCCCAAGATCACGCCGATTGGCAGCTTGGCCACCTTGCTGTGGCTGCATGTGCTGGGCAAGAAAGGCACAACGATTGGTTGGGGCTACTACCTCAAAGTCGGCGCGGTACTGACTCTGCCCGTGCTGCTAATCACCCTTTCCGCCCTGGCCTTTCGGCTCAGCGTGGCGTCATGAATCTTTGCAACGGAAATCTAGCGCTATGAGCGACATCACGATTTACCACAACCCTGCTTGCGGCACCTCCCGCAATGTCCTGGCCCTGATCCGCAACAGCGGGGCGGAGCCCACGGTCATCGAATACCTCAAGACGCCACCTGATCGCGCCACCCTGGTGGGCCTGATCCAAGCCATGGACATGCCGGTACGCGACGTGTTGCGTCAAAAAGGTACACCCTATGACGAACTTGGCTTGGGCGAGCCTGAATGGACGGACGAGCAATTGATTGATTTCATGCTCCAGCATCCCATCCTGATCAATCGGCCGATAGTGGTCACACCTCTGGGAACCCGCTTGTGCCGTCCCTCGGAAGCCGTGCTGGACATCCTGCCGCAGCCTCAACAGGCCGCCTTCTCCAAGGAGGACGGCGAAGCCGTTATTGACTCGAAAGGAAACCGAATTGGCAAGCTCTGATCTACCGAACCTCGACGAACAAGCCTTTGAAAAACCCATCCTGGAAGGCCTGTTGCCTGCACAGCGTGCGACGCACGCGCCGCGCATTCTGCTGCTGTATGGCTCGGTTCGCGACCGCTCCTATAGCCGGCTGCTGACCGAAGAGGCGGCGCGACTGCTGCGCAAGATGGGGGCAGAGACCAGGATTTTCGATCCGCGTGGCCTGCCGCAACCCGATGGTGCCCCTGACGATCACCCGAAGGTCAGGGAGCTGCGCGAGCTGGCCCAGTGGGCGGAGGGTATGGTGTGGACCTCTCCGGAGCGTCACGGTGCCATGACCAGCGTTCTCAAAGCGCAGATTGACTGGATTCCTTTGTCTGTCGGAGCTGTGCGGCCGACACAAGGCAAGACACTCGCAGTGATGCAAGTCTCGGGGGGCTCGCAGTCCTTCAATGCGGTCAACCAGATGCGCGTACTGGGCCGCTGGATGCGCATGATCACCATCCCCAATCAGTCGTCCGTTGCCAAGGCATTTGCCGAGTTCGACGAGGCTGGCCGGATGAAGCCATCTTCGTATTACGAGAGGGTGGTGGACGTGATGGAAGAGCTGGTCAAGTTCACGCTGCTGACGCGAGACTGTTCGGACTACCTGGTGGATCGCTACAGCGAGCGCCGTGAAAGCGCCGAAGAACTGTCCAAACGGGTCAATCAACGCAGCATTTAAGCGATCCACAAAGCACTTATTGCTAGTGCAGGGGCTGCGGAAGTGGCGGTGATAGGAAGTAATCCATGTCTTTCCATGACGTCATCATTGTTGGAGCGGGTCAGGCAGGCCTATCGGTGGCGTATTTCCTGCGCCGAACCAATCTGTCTGTGTTAGTGCTGGATGCCGAGGACGCTGGTGGTGGAGCCTGGCAGCATGGATGGGATTCGCTGAGGCTTTTTTCTCCCGCCTCGTGGAGTTCCATCGCGGGATGGCCGATGCCTGCCTCAGGTGAGCAGTATCCAGGTCGTGACCATGTGGTCGACTATCTTCGCAAGTACGAAAAACGCTATGAACTCAAGATCGAGAGGCCGGTTCGTGTTACGGGTATTGAAACCACTGAGCAAGGTTTCCAGGTCAATGCTCGAGCGAGAACCTGGCATTCGCGTGCAGTTGTATTGGCCACGGGAACATGGCGAAATCCCTTTGTCCCCAACGCTGAGGATTTGACGTCCTTCAAGGGACAACAGTTGCACTCGGCTCAGTACGTGTCTCCTGAACCGTTCAAAGGCAAGAGGGTGATGGTGGTCGGTGGAGGAAACTCCGGCGCTCAGATCCTGGCGGAGGTCTCGCATGTCGCGGAGTCCACGACCTGGGTCACGTTGGAGCCACCGGCCTTTCTACCGGATGAGGTCGATGGGCGAGTGCTTTTCGAGAGGGCCACCGCACGCTGGCAGGCCCTGCAGGAGGGTAAAGATCCAGAGAACCTGCCAGGTGGCTTTGGCGATATCGTGATGGTCCCCCCTGTCCTTGATGCACGCCAGCGCGGCGTGCTGCATTCTGTCGGCTCATTTGAGAAGCTCACGGCGGACGGGGCTCAATGGGGCGACGGAAGTACCAAGTCCTTCGACGCGATCATTTGGTGTACAGGCTTCAGGCCAGCGTTGCAGCCTCTGGAGACTCTTGGCGTTGTCAACGAATTCAGAGTCGCGGTAGATGGCACACAGGTGCGTGGAGTCCCTGGTTTATGGCTGGTAGGCTATGGAGAGTGGACGGGGCCAGCGTCTGCGACGCTCATTGGAGTCATGCGCACAGCTCGTAGCACAGCAAGCGAAATTGCTCAGTACCTATCCGATTGAATGACCGCTGTCCCTGGATCTAAAGGTCTGCTGAGGGTCTACAGGGACTTAGATTTTGCCGAGGCTCGCGTCAAGCTTTACGCCAATCCCATGGCGCGATGGGTTCGGGATCTCGCCAAAGTCCAGCTTTTCGAGCCTTGGCCTCTTACTCTGCAAACTCATAGTGCCCGCGCTCCTGTGGTGACTGCTCTCGGGTGTAGGCGCGATACCACCAGGCCATCCCTTGCCTGATCATCGCCAAGCCGGCATCGAGCGTGTGCGGCCCGCTGGGGGCCGATGCAGGCGTCACCCAGACAGAGCACACCTGTCGCTGGTACCTGTCTGTCTTGGTGCAGCGCAGCCCAGCCTCTTTCTGGAAGGTTGGCTCGGCCAGCATTTGCCGGGCGCGATCCCGAACGGCTGCTTGCGCTCAGGGGCGTCGATGCCCTGCAGTCTCACCTTGACCTGTTCGTATTTCCCTGGCTCGCCGCATCGGGCTGTCAGGGCGTCACCGTCGAAGATGCCGACAACCAGGCAGATGAGGGCTGAGGCGAGCATGAGGCAAAGGTGGAGAGGGTTGTTATCCAGTGCATAATACCGACCGGTCATATCGAACGAGGAATGGCCGATGCGGAGCGCTCCGCAAATCTAGGTTGTGGCTATACCGAAAAAACCTAGTGAAATCAATCATCTGCCCGTAGCTCAGTTGGATAGAGCAACAGCCTTCTAAGCTGTGGGTCACAGGTTCGATCCCTGTCGGGCAGGCCAAGCGAAGAAAAAAGCCCATTCGTGCAATTGCATGAATGGGCTTTTTGTTTCTGCATCAACAGTGTGCCGCAGAGTGCATTTAAGGCTCTGCGATCTTGCCTCTATATTTTCAATCCATCTCTTCTTCAAAAACGACCGATGGTGCGGCGACGACGCGTGCAATGTCCGTAGGGGCAGTAATCAGGCTTTTGCTTACATAGCTGAAGGGTGTGTCAGGCTCAAGGGCTGCAGTCGCCAAATGCGCTTTTGCCTGGTTGAGGGTGATGTAGTAGCTGCCCATCGGCGCTTCAATGGCGCCACGCGTCAGCACAGGGGTGTTGCTGCCGGTACGGGATGGGGTGTAGTTTTCTGCCAGCATCTGACCAGATTCTGCAATCTGCATGACTTGCACTCCCTGCAGGCGCAAACGGTCGACGGCTCGCCCGGAGTCAGCCGACAGCCAGTAACCGCATGGGCGGGGGCGGCTTTGTTCGGGCTTTATGTTCAGCGATGAGTTCCAGTCTACACGGGCTTCGATTTCCTGTCCGGATTCGGCCTGCAGCATGCGGATGGTGCGCTGCTCAGGTGTTTGTTTGGCCTGGATGGTCAGGGTGTTGCGGCAAGCGAGCGCGGAAATGTCGCGTGACACAAAGGATTCGACCTGCTTCAGGTTTTTTGATTTCTCGGCCGTGGCTCGCAGTGCTGCCGTTGCCGCAGTGACCAGGCTGTGCACGCGGCGCTGAATGTGCAGGCGCCCCAGATCGGAGCCGCGGCTGGCTATCAGCAGAGCGACAGAGTTTTTGAGGCTGCTGGTGTTGGCCAGAGTGTCGGCAGCCAAACCGGCCATGGACATTGATTTGTCCTCAGGCTGAGCACTGGGCTGGAAAAACCATTCATTGCTGAGCTCTGCCTGCTTGAGCGCATTGCGTATGGGTTGACTGAACCACTCTCGCGCTGCCTTGTTGACAAATTCGTGTGCATTGGCCGTGGCAGCGGGTTGCATTAGCACGTCGTAGCGCTGCACGGCCTGAAATTTCAGCAGCAACGTGCCAGCTGCTGCAAATTCACGTAGATCAATCACAGCTGCAGGCCGGTAGTTACGGGTCAGGCGGGCGAGGGCCTGTGCTTCCGGAGTGCTCAACAGCAGATGATCGTGAACGAGGTCTGTGCCGTCTGCTGTGACGTGGCTGGCCGTGCCTGCCGCATCAGGATTGGCCCGGGGTACGATGATGATATTGGTCTGCTGCAGCAAGGGCGCCAGCAGGCCGCCCTGGCTCAGTTCACGAGCGACGACCAACAGGGCCTCAGTGCTGGCAGGTTCGTCGCCACGTTGGCCGCCGACCAAGAGCACGGTGGGTTTGCCGCTGCTGTTGATGGTTGTTGCCTGGGTGTTCTGGCCCTGAGTCGCAATAAGCGCTTGAATCGGCAGTCCTCTTTGAGAGGTGCCGATAGTAATGATGGACAGTTGCGAGCCGTTACCGGCCTTGCTGCTCACTGATTGCAACCACGTAGAAATTTCTGTCTGCGTGCTGAAATGCTGTCGCCCATTGCCCAGACCTGGAGTGTCATAAAGAGTGGTGGGGTCGGTAAAGCGAGACTCGATGGCCGGGTTATAGGGCAGGGCCGTCAGCTGTGGCGTAGGGTCAACCGCCTGGCTGATCACCGAAGGGGCAGCAGGAGAGCTTGCTGCGGAGGGGGCTGGGGCCGTTGCAGGGCCTGACATGCCAGCCCAGGGCGGCAGTTGCACATTTGCACAGGCCGTCAACAGCACTGCCGAGCCCACTGTCGTCAGCTTGAGCATGCTTTGGGTCCAGACGGACTGCGTGCGCTTGGCATGAGAGAAAACAGGCTTGGTAAGAAATGTCATAAGTTCAACGCAGATAAAAAGAACATGCCAAGAGCGAAAGCCCAAGCTTCGCACATCTGGAACCCATATTAGGTCGGCTGGCTTGCGGTCGGCTGTCAGCGCGCAGCGATGCTGCAGCTGGAAAAAACAGAAGGGCTGCAATATTGGAGATTGCAGCCCTTCAGGAGTTTGGGTTGAAGGTGATTTCACACCTTCAACCATAGACGCAGCGGATTAACGGCCGTAACCGCCGCCAAAGCCTCCACGGTTGCCGCCGCGATTGCCTCCGCCAAAGCCACCACGACCGCCGCCAAAGCCACCACGGCGGCCACGGTCAGCCATGCTGTCCACGCTGGTGCGCATGGGGTCGGGCTGGCCACCACCGTTGCTGCCGCGCGCGCCGTTGTGGCGGGCGTGGCCTTGCTGTGTACCCAGGTGCGCATCGGCACGGGGGGGTTGATCGTCGTAGCGATTGCCGCGCTCGCGATCACCGAACTGGCGGGCACCGCCGCGCTTGGGGGCTCGCTGTTGATCGCTATTGCCTTGCGGGCGTGGAGCGCGGTCGCTTTGGCCGAACGAGTTACTGCGCTCGCCTTGGCGCTCGGTGCTGCGATCGGGGTTGCGTTCGCTACGTTCCACCGCTTGCTGGCCCTGGCCGCGCTGGCTGTTGACGCGGCTGTTGCTGCGGGGCTTGTGCTGGCGTGCGGGGCGTTGCTGTGCTTCACCTTCTGCTTCGCCTTGCTGGGCATCTGCAGCAGGACGGCGACCACCGCGGCCGCCATTGGGCGTCTTGTTGGAGCGGATACGCTCCATCATTTCCTGGCGGGCCGCCTTGGCAGCTGCCTGCATCACATCGCGGCTGGGGGGCTTGCCAGCGCCACCCCACAGCGTCTGTCGGCCCATGGCGATGGGCTCGGCGATTTCGCCTTCCTCAGGACCAAAGCCTTCGATGGGCTGCACCGGAATCTCCTGCTTGGTAAAGCGTTCGATATCCATCATGAAGCCTTCTTCGTCCATGCAGACCAGGCTGACTGCGTTGCCTTCGCGGCCGGCGCGGCCGGTTCGGCCGATACGGTGCACATAGTCTTCCGAGATATTGGGGATCTCGTAGTTCACCACGTTGGGCAGCTCGTCAATGTCGATGCCGCGTGCCGCGATATCTGTTGCCACCAGCGCGCGCAGCTCGCCCGTTTTGAAGCCTTCCAGGGCTTGGGTACGGGCGCTCTGGCTCTTGTTGCCGTGCAAAGCCATGGCGGAAACGCCGTTCTTGGTCAGGTACTCGGCCACATTGTTGGCACCAAACTTGGTGCGGGTGAACACCAGCACCTGACTCCAGTTGTTTTCCTGGATGATGTGCAGCAGCACCTGCTTTTTCTTGCCACGCCCCACGGGGTGGATGACCTGCTTGATACGCTGGACGGTGGTGTTGCGCGGTGTGACCTGGATGGATTGGGGGTTGCGCAGCAGGCCATTGGCCAGCTCGCGAATTTCATCGCTGAAGGTGGCAGAGAACAGCAGGCTTTGCTTGTCCTTGGGCACCAGAGCCAGAACCTTCTTGACGTCATGGATGAAGCCCATGTCCAGCATGCGGTCGGCCTCGTCCAGGATCAGCATCTCGACGGTGGACAGGTCCATGAAGCCTTGACCGGCCAGGTCCAGCAGACGACCGGGCGTGGCAACCAGGACGTCGACGCCCTTCTCGATGCGGGCGATCTGTGGCTTCATACCGACACCGCCAAAAATCACGGTGGAGGTAATGTCCAGATATTTGGCATAGCTGCGCAGGTTTTCTTCCACCTGGGCCGCCAGTTCGCGGGTAGGGGTCAGCACCAGCGTGCGGATGCCCTTGCCGCCAAACTTGTTCTTGGGTGCTGTGCCGCTTGCCAGGCGCTGCAGCATGGGCAGCGTGAAGGCGGCTGTCTTGCCGGTGCCGGTCTGAGCGCCAGCCAGCAGGTCGTGCCCGGCAAGAACCAGAGGAATTGCCTGTGCCTGAATGGGAGTCGGGCTTTCATAACCCTGTTCTTTTACGGCCTTCAGAATGGCGGGTGCCAGATTCAGTTCTTCAAATGTCATTGTGATCAATTGCGCCAATCCTGGGCGCGGGGTATCAGCCTGTCATGGCACCCGTGGGGTGCCTGGCCAGTTGTAGGCAGATATAGTTTGCGTGTTGGGAGCTTGGAAACGCTTCCTTTGTCCCCAGCTGAAGTGCTGCTGCAGCAGGCAACTGGACGCCTGTTGCGAGGGGTATTGTCGCATGCACCGATAATCATGGTTTGATTGCCGTGTAAAGCGGCACACTTTTTTGCATAAATCCAAGTAACTCAAAGCAATTCGGACATGGCTCAATACGTTTTTTCGATGAATCAGCTGACCAAGACGGTGCCGCCCAAGCGCCAGATCTTGAAAGGCATTTCCCTGAGTTTCTTCCCCGGCGCCAAGATCGGCGTGCTGGGTCTGAACGGCTCGGGCAAGTCTTCGCTGTTGAAGATCATGGCCGGTGTGGACAAGGAGTATGAGGGCGAAGCCATCCCAATGCAGGGCCTGTCCATCGGCTACCTGCCCCAGGAGCCTCAGCTCAATCCCGAGCACACCGTGCGCCAGGCTGTGGAAGAAGCCATGGCCGAGGTGAACAATGCCAAGGCCCGCCTGGAAGAGGTTTACGCAGCTTACGCAGAAGAGGATGCGGACTTTGACGCCCTGGCTGCCGAGCAAGGTGAGCTGGAGGCCATCATCGCTGCTGCGGGTACGGACTCCGAGCATCAGCTGGAAATCGCTGCGGATGCGCTGCGCCTGCCGGCATGGGACGCTATCGTGGGTCAGCTCTCCGGTGGTGAGAAGCGCCGCGTTGCCCTGTGCAAGCTGCTGCTGTCCAAGCCTGACATGCTGCTGCTGGACGAGCCGACCAACCACTTGGACGCCGAGTCCGTGGACTGGCTGGAGCAGTTCCTGCACCGCTTCAGCGGCACCGTGGTGGCCATTACCCACGATCGCTACTTCCTGGACAATGCTGCGGAATGGATTCTGGAACTGGACCGTGGCCATGGCATCCCCTACAAGGGCAACTACTCCGACTGGCTGATCCAGAAGGGTAACCGCCTGGAAGCCGAGCAAAAGGGCGAAGAAGCCCGTGCCAAGGCCTTGAAGAAGGAACTGGAGTGGGTGCGCCAGAATGCCAAGGGTCGTCAGGCCAAGTCCAAGGCCCGTATTGCGCGCTTTGAAGAGCTGAGCGACTACGAATACCAGCAGCGCAATGAAACACAGGAAATCTTCATTCCTGTGGCCGAGCGACTGGGCTCCAAGGTCATCGAGTTCACCAATGTCTCCAAGTCCTTTGGCGACCGCATGCTGATCGACAACCTTTCGATGAACATTCCCGCTGGTGCCATCGTCGGCATCATCGGACCGAATGGTGCAGGTAAGTCGACTCTGTTCAAGCTGATCGCGGGTAAGGAGCAGCCTGATTCAGGTACGGTGGACATCGGCCAGACTGTGAAGATGGCCTTTGTGGACCAGCACCGTGATGAACTGGCCAATGAAAAGACCGTGTGGGAAGACATCTCCGGCGGTTTGGACATGATCACCGTGGGCAAGTTCACGATGGCGTCGCGCGCTTACGCGGGCCGCTTCAACTTCAACGGCCAAGACCAGCAAAAGAAGGTCGGCAACCTCTCCGGTGGTGAGCGCGGTCGCCTGCACCTGGCCAAGACGCTGATTCAAGGCGGCAACGTGCTGCTGTTGGACGAGCCCTCCAATGACTTGGACGTGGAAACCCTGCGTGCGCTGGAAGACGCGCTGCTGGAATATGCCGGTACCGTGATGGTCATCTCGCATGACCGCTGGTTCCTGGACCGTATTGCCACGCATATCCTGGCCGCCGAAGGCGATTCCCAGTGGGTATTCTTTGATGGCAACTACCAGGAGTACGAAGCCGATAAGAAGAAACGACTGGGTGAAGAAGGTGCTGCGCCCAAGCGTATGCGTTACAAGGCGTTGAAGTAAGCATCAAAATGTCTCCGGCATTAGCTGGAGCGGGTATTCTTAGGGGCTATGAGCCTCGCACATGCATCCGTTTCCGTGCTGCGCACCTGCCTTGTCCAGGTGGTGCGTGGCGCTGATGCATTCGCGCTGCGATTGTTGCAGCGCACCGAATATGCGTTGGAGCAATCGCTCTCGACGGGTTTCCACTCTGCAAGGCGCGATGTGCTCGGCGCTGCGCTGCATAACCTGCAGCAGCACCGGGCTTCGGTGATCAGCAGCTTCCCGCAGAACTTGCTGGAGGCGCTGGTACTGTCAGCGCGCCAACCTTTTTCCTTTTCTGCACAGACGCTGGATACCGTCACTGGCCGGCTTTTGCCATTGGCGGCCATGGCCGAGTCGGCCAGCCGTCAGCTCAAGGCCGAGCACAAGATGGTGCAGATGGTCGAGCCCCAGGTCGAGCTGGCGCTGGCCGATCTGGATGCGTTGATGAGCGGCGCTCAGGGACTTGAATCCGCTCGGCCAGAGTGCAATCCGCTGCGGCTGGAGAACTATGTACGCGCTTTGAGCCAGTCGTTGACGGCTGTTCAGCCCGCCACGGAAGTGGCCGATTGCTGGCATGAATTCATGTCGCAGCAGCTGGGCTCGATTCTGGCTTCTGAATATTCCCGTGCTGCCAATTTGCTGCGCCAGCATGGCGTGCAGCCTGCCCGCTATGGTGCGGACGGCGACACCCGGCCTCAATGCCTGTTGACTTTGCGGTTATTGCAGGAGTTGGCCTCAGATCTGCGCTGGATTGATGATTCGCGCTGCACCGTGCCCCAGTCGCTGACGGACTCCATGCTGGCGGGTTGGCCGGCGACAGAGCCGGCCTCTATCGCGCCTGTGCAAGATTCTGGGCTGGAGCCGGGCTGGACTTCCTATTCGGCCAATGCGCTGCACACTTCGCAGCAACCCTGGGGACCCGGTGCTCTGAGGGGGTTGCAAGCGCCACAGCCCAGCCAGGCGCCCAGTGCTCTGATTCAGATCCGCACGCTGCAGCGCATGATGAGCCATATGACCAGCGACGGCCGCCTGCTGCCGCCGGTGCAGCGGGTCTTGTTGCGGCTTGAACCCATGTTGAGCCAGTTGGTGGCGCAAGACGGTGTTTTCTTTGAAGATCGCTTGCACCCCGCACGGCAGTTGCTGGACGAGCTGACGGCTCGTAGCCTCTGGTTTGCTAGCGAATCTGCTCTGGGATTTGCCCACTTCATCACAGTGGCAGAGGCTGCGGCAAACCAGTTGGCCAGTGCTGGGCAGGCAAATGCCAATGTATTTGCCCGAGTACTGCAATTTGTGCGCGAGCAGTGGCCGCCGGAAGGTCGTATGAGCCGCATTGCGGCTCTGAGTCCGCATACCGAAGTCGAGCATTCCACGCGGCAAGGGCTGATGAGCTCGGCGCTGGGGCTGGTCGATCATCGGATTGCGGGCGCCATCGAGCAGATCAAGCC
Protein-coding sequences here:
- a CDS encoding DEAD/DEAH box helicase; its protein translation is MTFEELNLAPAILKAVKEQGYESPTPIQAQAIPLVLAGHDLLAGAQTGTGKTAAFTLPMLQRLASGTAPKNKFGGKGIRTLVLTPTRELAAQVEENLRSYAKYLDITSTVIFGGVGMKPQIARIEKGVDVLVATPGRLLDLAGQGFMDLSTVEMLILDEADRMLDMGFIHDVKKVLALVPKDKQSLLFSATFSDEIRELANGLLRNPQSIQVTPRNTTVQRIKQVIHPVGRGKKKQVLLHIIQENNWSQVLVFTRTKFGANNVAEYLTKNGVSAMALHGNKSQSARTQALEGFKTGELRALVATDIAARGIDIDELPNVVNYEIPNISEDYVHRIGRTGRAGREGNAVSLVCMDEEGFMMDIERFTKQEIPVQPIEGFGPEEGEIAEPIAMGRQTLWGGAGKPPSRDVMQAAAKAARQEMMERIRSNKTPNGGRGGRRPAADAQQGEAEGEAQQRPARQHKPRSNSRVNSQRGQGQQAVERSERNPDRSTERQGERSNSFGQSDRAPRPQGNSDQQRAPKRGGARQFGDRERGNRYDDQPPRADAHLGTQQGHARHNGARGSNGGGQPDPMRTSVDSMADRGRRGGFGGGRGGFGGGNRGGNRGGFGGGYGR
- the ettA gene encoding energy-dependent translational throttle protein EttA; the protein is MAQYVFSMNQLTKTVPPKRQILKGISLSFFPGAKIGVLGLNGSGKSSLLKIMAGVDKEYEGEAIPMQGLSIGYLPQEPQLNPEHTVRQAVEEAMAEVNNAKARLEEVYAAYAEEDADFDALAAEQGELEAIIAAAGTDSEHQLEIAADALRLPAWDAIVGQLSGGEKRRVALCKLLLSKPDMLLLDEPTNHLDAESVDWLEQFLHRFSGTVVAITHDRYFLDNAAEWILELDRGHGIPYKGNYSDWLIQKGNRLEAEQKGEEARAKALKKELEWVRQNAKGRQAKSKARIARFEELSDYEYQQRNETQEIFIPVAERLGSKVIEFTNVSKSFGDRMLIDNLSMNIPAGAIVGIIGPNGAGKSTLFKLIAGKEQPDSGTVDIGQTVKMAFVDQHRDELANEKTVWEDISGGLDMITVGKFTMASRAYAGRFNFNGQDQQKKVGNLSGGERGRLHLAKTLIQGGNVLLLDEPSNDLDVETLRALEDALLEYAGTVMVISHDRWFLDRIATHILAAEGDSQWVFFDGNYQEYEADKKKRLGEEGAAPKRMRYKALK
- a CDS encoding DUF1631 family protein; translated protein: MSLAHASVSVLRTCLVQVVRGADAFALRLLQRTEYALEQSLSTGFHSARRDVLGAALHNLQQHRASVISSFPQNLLEALVLSARQPFSFSAQTLDTVTGRLLPLAAMAESASRQLKAEHKMVQMVEPQVELALADLDALMSGAQGLESARPECNPLRLENYVRALSQSLTAVQPATEVADCWHEFMSQQLGSILASEYSRAANLLRQHGVQPARYGADGDTRPQCLLTLRLLQELASDLRWIDDSRCTVPQSLTDSMLAGWPATEPASIAPVQDSGLEPGWTSYSANALHTSQQPWGPGALRGLQAPQPSQAPSALIQIRTLQRMMSHMTSDGRLLPPVQRVLLRLEPMLSQLVAQDGVFFEDRLHPARQLLDELTARSLWFASESALGFAHFITVAEAAANQLASAGQANANVFARVLQFVREQWPPEGRMSRIAALSPHTEVEHSTRQGLMSSALGLVDHRIAGAIEQIKPDALQLAQMIRSLPSAKGVPEDILDFVTGPWAGVIAQAQQRAEPGQERDPGGYLALVPSLLWSVSPQAAQDVTRLVAMAPKLQRRLARGLRSVGRTDVEIAALAARLGSLQQRVLDAAEAAGQSGSDEFARADVLGELPSVLTGLDGASETVRAGLDITLPVLTDRVEDVPVVTVARETQTQAAHHSCGSVFKTKQQKTVDAAVLEPEAVASSPMPVQVAMGQGRPVDAVEWPLGTWVELCNERQQLRTKLTWVSPQQSLFLFTAEDGSTQSMTRRMRDKLLTQGQLRRLEAMA